One genomic segment of Acanthochromis polyacanthus isolate Apoly-LR-REF ecotype Palm Island chromosome 9, KAUST_Apoly_ChrSc, whole genome shotgun sequence includes these proteins:
- the plvapa gene encoding plasmalemma vesicle associated protein a isoform X1, whose amino-acid sequence MYSSGYSQVSKYSPEARKKMQYRSKGKSCGYYMRIVFFFSSLIQSLIIVSLVLFLIYGKTQDSASTSRIQDLEESFSRLSIENVALRKQRTNLTNFLNATLTEKARNDFDLAKLRYISNMSVLFFQDYERKLQQCNGDLLSCRIKCPSLITQSMPAIPGGCNCGLLVERLEAKRQLVESNFTQTVQRMRMEMDQISKDRDNLNLETIRLRRDKSTQEKELQFHRQTSKEEFSLSLNSVLNVSRAFLVKIDSLFPAHLSFQLTCPKQQEHLEQIRSNCTSLSREVEDKLQRYLNVVGAQVSGIQAENIRLKAENWRLSEDYRWCSQNRTGLIEQNRQNLNKLQQKHDEDKERILMEKLKMTGDIVVLQKQLQYKSKEVDHLAEQLKQLNISCMAKAGFGGYSGGMGFRQNTPNQFGTGGSSSSSSSSSSFSSSSSSSSSLGQIGRTGSNGFSSNYGSSGSSLNKPVSSGSSSSGSSYSSAGSSPSLSSSGSGYNKPGSTGGGLSSFGSAASSPNLSSGGFGLDKPAQNTRSSSAYGSSSGSSSGSSSGSTGSSSSFGSNKPTSNEKTSSSFGFGSTSRSSGSSGSTGSTGSSGSSWSSGSSGSTRSTGSSGSAGSSGSTGSSSKSGSSSSGFNWFGMGTSNSGQSKTGSVPGRGTSSGGSGSSIGAGRTTGLASGPVSVSQHLQELQRLINPAGPQEKQDLSRMLG is encoded by the exons ATGTACAGCAGTGGCTACTCCCAGGTGTCCAAGTACAGCCCAGAGGCCCGAAAGAAGATGCAGTACCGCTCCAAGGGCAAAAGCTGTGGCTACTACATGCGcatcgtcttcttcttctcttcgcTCATTCAGTCTCTCATTATAGTCAGCCTGGTGCTCTTTCTGATCTACGGTAAGACGCAGGACTCGGCGTCCACGTCCCGAATCCAGGACCTGGAGGAGAGCTTCAGCCGGCTGTCCATAGAGAACGTAGCTCTCAGGAAGCAGAGGACCAACCTGACCAACTTCCTCAACGCCACCCTGACGGAGAAGGCTCGCAATGACTTCGACCTGGCCAAGCTGCGATACATCTCCAACATGTCGGTCCTGTTCTTCCAAGACTACGAGAGGAAGTTG CAACAGTGCAATGGCGATTTGCTGTCTTGCAGGATCAAATGTCCTTCACTTATTACCCAATCAATGC cggCAATTCCAGGCGGTTGTAACTGTGGGCTGCTGGTTGAGCGGCTGGAAGCCAAAAGGCAGCTTGTGGAGTCCAATTTTACCCAAACAGTGCAGAGGATGAGGATGGAAATGGACCAGATTTCTAAAGACAGAGACAACCTGAACCTGGAGACCATCCGTCTGAGGAGGGACAAATCCACACAAGAGAAGGAGCTGCAGTTCCACAGGCAGACATCCAAAGAGGAGTTCTCCCTGTCATTGAACTCGGTTCTGAATGTCTCCAGAGCTTTCTTGGTGAAGATCGACTCTCTCTTCCCCGCACACCTCAGCTTCCAGCTCACCTGCCCAAAGCAGCAGGAACACCTTGAGCAGATCCGCTCCAACTGCACCAGTCTGTCCAGGGAGGTGGAGGACAAGCTGCAGCGTTACCTGAACGTGGTGGGAGCCCAGGTGTCGGGCATTCAGGCTGAGAACATTCGCTTGAAGGCAGAAAACTGGCGACTGTCTGAGGACTACCGCTGGTGCAGCCAGAACCGCACGGGCCTGATCGAGCAGAACAGGCAGAACTTGAACAAGCTTCAGCAGAAACATGATGAGGACAAGGAGAGAATCCTGATGGAGAAGTTGAAGATGACCGGAGATATAGTTGTGCTGCAAAAACAACTTCAATATAAGAGCAAAGAGGTTGATCACCTTGCAGAGCAACTCAAGCAGCTCAACATCTCCTGCATGGCTAAG gCAGGGTTTGGTGGATATTCAGGAGGTATGGGCTTTCGGCAGAACACGCCGAACCAATTCGGCACTGGTGGATCCAGCTCTTCTTCATCCAGCTCTTCTTCATTCAGCTCTTCGTCATCCAGCTCTTCCAGTTTGGGTCAGATTGGTAGGACAGGGTCAAATGGGTTCAGTTCAAACTATGGCTCATCTGGGTCATCATTGAACAAGCCTGTATCCAGTGGATCATCCTCTTCAGGTTCATCCTACTCTTCTGCTGGGTCCAGTCCAAGCCTGAGCTCATCTGGATCTGGATATAATAAGCCTGGATCGACTGGAGGAGGACTCTCAAGCTTTGGATCAGCGGCATCCAGTCCAAATCTTAGCTCAGGTGGGTTTGGTTTAGATAAACCAGCACAGAATACAAGAAGCTCATCAGCATATGGGTCATCCTCTGGGTCATCCTCTGGGTCATCCTCTGGGTCAACAGGGTCAAGTTCAAGCTTTGGCTCAAATAAGCCAACATCGAATGAAAAAACCTCCTCAAGCTTTGGGTTTGGGTCAACATCTCGGTCAAGTGGCTCAAGTGGGTCAACTGGGTCAACTGGATCAAGTGGGTCATCCTGGTCAAGTGGGTCATCTGGATCAACTAGGTCAACCGGGTCAAGTGGGTCAGCTGGGTCATCTGGGTCAACTGGATCATCAAGCAAAAGTGGGTCGAGCAGCTCTGGATTTAATTGGTTTGGGATGGGGACCTCTAACTCAGGACAAAGTAAAACAGGAAGTGTACCAGGGAGAGGAACATCCAGTGGTGGAAGTGGATCTTCAATTGGAGCAGGAAGGACGACTGGTCTGGCAAGTGGCCCAG TCAGCGTATCTCAGCACCTTCAAGAGCTGCAACGCCTGATCAACCCTGCCGGCCCACA GGAGAAACAAGATCTCTCCAGAATGCTGGGTTAA
- the plvapa gene encoding plasmalemma vesicle associated protein a isoform X2: protein MKQTALVVSLVLFLIYGKTQDSASTSRIQDLEESFSRLSIENVALRKQRTNLTNFLNATLTEKARNDFDLAKLRYISNMSVLFFQDYERKLQQCNGDLLSCRIKCPSLITQSMPAIPGGCNCGLLVERLEAKRQLVESNFTQTVQRMRMEMDQISKDRDNLNLETIRLRRDKSTQEKELQFHRQTSKEEFSLSLNSVLNVSRAFLVKIDSLFPAHLSFQLTCPKQQEHLEQIRSNCTSLSREVEDKLQRYLNVVGAQVSGIQAENIRLKAENWRLSEDYRWCSQNRTGLIEQNRQNLNKLQQKHDEDKERILMEKLKMTGDIVVLQKQLQYKSKEVDHLAEQLKQLNISCMAKAGFGGYSGGMGFRQNTPNQFGTGGSSSSSSSSSSFSSSSSSSSSLGQIGRTGSNGFSSNYGSSGSSLNKPVSSGSSSSGSSYSSAGSSPSLSSSGSGYNKPGSTGGGLSSFGSAASSPNLSSGGFGLDKPAQNTRSSSAYGSSSGSSSGSSSGSTGSSSSFGSNKPTSNEKTSSSFGFGSTSRSSGSSGSTGSTGSSGSSWSSGSSGSTRSTGSSGSAGSSGSTGSSSKSGSSSSGFNWFGMGTSNSGQSKTGSVPGRGTSSGGSGSSIGAGRTTGLASGPVSVSQHLQELQRLINPAGPQEKQDLSRMLG from the exons TCAGCCTGGTGCTCTTTCTGATCTACGGTAAGACGCAGGACTCGGCGTCCACGTCCCGAATCCAGGACCTGGAGGAGAGCTTCAGCCGGCTGTCCATAGAGAACGTAGCTCTCAGGAAGCAGAGGACCAACCTGACCAACTTCCTCAACGCCACCCTGACGGAGAAGGCTCGCAATGACTTCGACCTGGCCAAGCTGCGATACATCTCCAACATGTCGGTCCTGTTCTTCCAAGACTACGAGAGGAAGTTG CAACAGTGCAATGGCGATTTGCTGTCTTGCAGGATCAAATGTCCTTCACTTATTACCCAATCAATGC cggCAATTCCAGGCGGTTGTAACTGTGGGCTGCTGGTTGAGCGGCTGGAAGCCAAAAGGCAGCTTGTGGAGTCCAATTTTACCCAAACAGTGCAGAGGATGAGGATGGAAATGGACCAGATTTCTAAAGACAGAGACAACCTGAACCTGGAGACCATCCGTCTGAGGAGGGACAAATCCACACAAGAGAAGGAGCTGCAGTTCCACAGGCAGACATCCAAAGAGGAGTTCTCCCTGTCATTGAACTCGGTTCTGAATGTCTCCAGAGCTTTCTTGGTGAAGATCGACTCTCTCTTCCCCGCACACCTCAGCTTCCAGCTCACCTGCCCAAAGCAGCAGGAACACCTTGAGCAGATCCGCTCCAACTGCACCAGTCTGTCCAGGGAGGTGGAGGACAAGCTGCAGCGTTACCTGAACGTGGTGGGAGCCCAGGTGTCGGGCATTCAGGCTGAGAACATTCGCTTGAAGGCAGAAAACTGGCGACTGTCTGAGGACTACCGCTGGTGCAGCCAGAACCGCACGGGCCTGATCGAGCAGAACAGGCAGAACTTGAACAAGCTTCAGCAGAAACATGATGAGGACAAGGAGAGAATCCTGATGGAGAAGTTGAAGATGACCGGAGATATAGTTGTGCTGCAAAAACAACTTCAATATAAGAGCAAAGAGGTTGATCACCTTGCAGAGCAACTCAAGCAGCTCAACATCTCCTGCATGGCTAAG gCAGGGTTTGGTGGATATTCAGGAGGTATGGGCTTTCGGCAGAACACGCCGAACCAATTCGGCACTGGTGGATCCAGCTCTTCTTCATCCAGCTCTTCTTCATTCAGCTCTTCGTCATCCAGCTCTTCCAGTTTGGGTCAGATTGGTAGGACAGGGTCAAATGGGTTCAGTTCAAACTATGGCTCATCTGGGTCATCATTGAACAAGCCTGTATCCAGTGGATCATCCTCTTCAGGTTCATCCTACTCTTCTGCTGGGTCCAGTCCAAGCCTGAGCTCATCTGGATCTGGATATAATAAGCCTGGATCGACTGGAGGAGGACTCTCAAGCTTTGGATCAGCGGCATCCAGTCCAAATCTTAGCTCAGGTGGGTTTGGTTTAGATAAACCAGCACAGAATACAAGAAGCTCATCAGCATATGGGTCATCCTCTGGGTCATCCTCTGGGTCATCCTCTGGGTCAACAGGGTCAAGTTCAAGCTTTGGCTCAAATAAGCCAACATCGAATGAAAAAACCTCCTCAAGCTTTGGGTTTGGGTCAACATCTCGGTCAAGTGGCTCAAGTGGGTCAACTGGGTCAACTGGATCAAGTGGGTCATCCTGGTCAAGTGGGTCATCTGGATCAACTAGGTCAACCGGGTCAAGTGGGTCAGCTGGGTCATCTGGGTCAACTGGATCATCAAGCAAAAGTGGGTCGAGCAGCTCTGGATTTAATTGGTTTGGGATGGGGACCTCTAACTCAGGACAAAGTAAAACAGGAAGTGTACCAGGGAGAGGAACATCCAGTGGTGGAAGTGGATCTTCAATTGGAGCAGGAAGGACGACTGGTCTGGCAAGTGGCCCAG TCAGCGTATCTCAGCACCTTCAAGAGCTGCAACGCCTGATCAACCCTGCCGGCCCACA GGAGAAACAAGATCTCTCCAGAATGCTGGGTTAA
- the plvapa gene encoding plasmalemma vesicle associated protein a isoform X3: MSVLFFQDYERKLQQCNGDLLSCRIKCPSLITQSMPAIPGGCNCGLLVERLEAKRQLVESNFTQTVQRMRMEMDQISKDRDNLNLETIRLRRDKSTQEKELQFHRQTSKEEFSLSLNSVLNVSRAFLVKIDSLFPAHLSFQLTCPKQQEHLEQIRSNCTSLSREVEDKLQRYLNVVGAQVSGIQAENIRLKAENWRLSEDYRWCSQNRTGLIEQNRQNLNKLQQKHDEDKERILMEKLKMTGDIVVLQKQLQYKSKEVDHLAEQLKQLNISCMAKAGFGGYSGGMGFRQNTPNQFGTGGSSSSSSSSSSFSSSSSSSSSLGQIGRTGSNGFSSNYGSSGSSLNKPVSSGSSSSGSSYSSAGSSPSLSSSGSGYNKPGSTGGGLSSFGSAASSPNLSSGGFGLDKPAQNTRSSSAYGSSSGSSSGSSSGSTGSSSSFGSNKPTSNEKTSSSFGFGSTSRSSGSSGSTGSTGSSGSSWSSGSSGSTRSTGSSGSAGSSGSTGSSSKSGSSSSGFNWFGMGTSNSGQSKTGSVPGRGTSSGGSGSSIGAGRTTGLASGPVSVSQHLQELQRLINPAGPQEKQDLSRMLG; this comes from the exons ATGTCGGTCCTGTTCTTCCAAGACTACGAGAGGAAGTTG CAACAGTGCAATGGCGATTTGCTGTCTTGCAGGATCAAATGTCCTTCACTTATTACCCAATCAATGC cggCAATTCCAGGCGGTTGTAACTGTGGGCTGCTGGTTGAGCGGCTGGAAGCCAAAAGGCAGCTTGTGGAGTCCAATTTTACCCAAACAGTGCAGAGGATGAGGATGGAAATGGACCAGATTTCTAAAGACAGAGACAACCTGAACCTGGAGACCATCCGTCTGAGGAGGGACAAATCCACACAAGAGAAGGAGCTGCAGTTCCACAGGCAGACATCCAAAGAGGAGTTCTCCCTGTCATTGAACTCGGTTCTGAATGTCTCCAGAGCTTTCTTGGTGAAGATCGACTCTCTCTTCCCCGCACACCTCAGCTTCCAGCTCACCTGCCCAAAGCAGCAGGAACACCTTGAGCAGATCCGCTCCAACTGCACCAGTCTGTCCAGGGAGGTGGAGGACAAGCTGCAGCGTTACCTGAACGTGGTGGGAGCCCAGGTGTCGGGCATTCAGGCTGAGAACATTCGCTTGAAGGCAGAAAACTGGCGACTGTCTGAGGACTACCGCTGGTGCAGCCAGAACCGCACGGGCCTGATCGAGCAGAACAGGCAGAACTTGAACAAGCTTCAGCAGAAACATGATGAGGACAAGGAGAGAATCCTGATGGAGAAGTTGAAGATGACCGGAGATATAGTTGTGCTGCAAAAACAACTTCAATATAAGAGCAAAGAGGTTGATCACCTTGCAGAGCAACTCAAGCAGCTCAACATCTCCTGCATGGCTAAG gCAGGGTTTGGTGGATATTCAGGAGGTATGGGCTTTCGGCAGAACACGCCGAACCAATTCGGCACTGGTGGATCCAGCTCTTCTTCATCCAGCTCTTCTTCATTCAGCTCTTCGTCATCCAGCTCTTCCAGTTTGGGTCAGATTGGTAGGACAGGGTCAAATGGGTTCAGTTCAAACTATGGCTCATCTGGGTCATCATTGAACAAGCCTGTATCCAGTGGATCATCCTCTTCAGGTTCATCCTACTCTTCTGCTGGGTCCAGTCCAAGCCTGAGCTCATCTGGATCTGGATATAATAAGCCTGGATCGACTGGAGGAGGACTCTCAAGCTTTGGATCAGCGGCATCCAGTCCAAATCTTAGCTCAGGTGGGTTTGGTTTAGATAAACCAGCACAGAATACAAGAAGCTCATCAGCATATGGGTCATCCTCTGGGTCATCCTCTGGGTCATCCTCTGGGTCAACAGGGTCAAGTTCAAGCTTTGGCTCAAATAAGCCAACATCGAATGAAAAAACCTCCTCAAGCTTTGGGTTTGGGTCAACATCTCGGTCAAGTGGCTCAAGTGGGTCAACTGGGTCAACTGGATCAAGTGGGTCATCCTGGTCAAGTGGGTCATCTGGATCAACTAGGTCAACCGGGTCAAGTGGGTCAGCTGGGTCATCTGGGTCAACTGGATCATCAAGCAAAAGTGGGTCGAGCAGCTCTGGATTTAATTGGTTTGGGATGGGGACCTCTAACTCAGGACAAAGTAAAACAGGAAGTGTACCAGGGAGAGGAACATCCAGTGGTGGAAGTGGATCTTCAATTGGAGCAGGAAGGACGACTGGTCTGGCAAGTGGCCCAG TCAGCGTATCTCAGCACCTTCAAGAGCTGCAACGCCTGATCAACCCTGCCGGCCCACA GGAGAAACAAGATCTCTCCAGAATGCTGGGTTAA